One stretch of Thermanaerosceptrum fracticalcis DNA includes these proteins:
- a CDS encoding PrpR N-terminal domain-containing protein: MKPILLLAPYKEMVTLAEKVTAGAHDVEVRLGLLDQAVKIAREAEQMGVEAIISRGGAALAIQKANLTAPVVEIPVSPYDMLNALHRAKKFGKNVAVIGFDNIIRGVENLGNVEFTA, encoded by the coding sequence GTGAAACCTATTCTGCTTCTCGCTCCCTACAAAGAAATGGTTACGCTGGCCGAAAAAGTAACGGCAGGCGCCCATGATGTAGAAGTACGTTTAGGTTTATTAGACCAGGCTGTGAAAATAGCCCGGGAAGCTGAGCAAATGGGTGTTGAAGCCATCATTTCCAGAGGAGGAGCAGCGCTGGCCATCCAAAAAGCTAATCTAACAGCGCCTGTAGTAGAAATCCCCGTTTCGCCCTACGATATGTTAAATGCCCTGCATCGCGCAAAAAAATTCGGCAAAAATGTGGCCGTGATCGGTTTCGATAATATTATCCGGGGTGTGGAAAATCTGGGCAATGTTGAATTCACTGCATAA
- a CDS encoding transposase, which yields MISIKSTIKINIKGQINFVIRSRETPETVCATNLAERTLYYFRERVCQYCLENPGKDDLLFGQFIKLLHNFSEKTGITLEEQRTDTTLFMSNIKKAGRMSLAYDVLVKAVKAIPKEKRTEALSKALEPDFKTDVLYRTKAQEGDSRLTLLLNLCKEALSILEVEPGMQESEEARILKRFLAEQSTTEAGSEKLIPKPKKEIPSGSLQSAYDEDATYRREGNVSQSGYVLEISETCDKQNPFQLITDYTVVPNNTSEVEILQDRLKKIRENTGCTDMYVDGGFHSEDVHQTAAENGIKIHLTNMSGTEPTKKIPATEFDIDETTNVINKCPGGQIPTHAGVSGGQTVAHFSHEACANCEFGEQCYSKKQAKDCVVRISLKAVNTGREREKMKSNKKENTGKRAGIEGSNSALKRAGLDKLNVRGKAKSTVVCGLKVTVQNIKRFIKYLQGGYKPKYSNEPSNGIPVPIFS from the coding sequence GTGATAAGCATCAAGTCGACAATTAAAATTAACATAAAGGGCCAAATTAACTTTGTGATACGTTCCAGGGAGACTCCTGAGACTGTTTGCGCTACAAACCTTGCCGAAAGAACCCTCTACTATTTCAGAGAAAGAGTCTGTCAGTACTGTCTGGAGAACCCCGGTAAGGACGATCTCTTATTCGGCCAGTTCATCAAACTGCTTCACAACTTTTCCGAAAAAACCGGAATAACGCTGGAGGAACAAAGGACAGACACTACACTTTTCATGAGCAACATCAAGAAGGCCGGGCGGATGTCGCTGGCTTATGACGTACTGGTCAAGGCCGTCAAAGCGATACCTAAAGAGAAGCGTACAGAAGCGCTTTCCAAAGCGCTGGAGCCCGACTTCAAAACCGATGTCCTCTATCGCACCAAAGCACAGGAAGGGGACAGCAGACTCACGCTGCTTTTAAACCTTTGTAAGGAAGCGCTTTCTATACTGGAAGTAGAGCCTGGAATGCAGGAGTCGGAAGAAGCGAGGATTCTCAAACGTTTTCTGGCCGAACAATCCACAACCGAAGCCGGAAGCGAAAAACTTATCCCTAAGCCCAAGAAGGAAATCCCCTCCGGCTCCCTCCAGTCAGCATATGATGAAGATGCCACCTATCGCCGGGAAGGGAATGTGAGCCAAAGCGGTTATGTGCTGGAAATATCCGAAACCTGTGACAAGCAAAACCCCTTTCAGCTCATCACCGATTACACCGTCGTCCCCAACAACACCAGCGAAGTAGAAATCCTGCAGGACCGTCTCAAGAAAATCCGTGAAAACACCGGCTGTACCGACATGTATGTGGATGGTGGCTTCCACTCTGAAGATGTCCATCAAACCGCAGCGGAAAACGGAATAAAAATTCACCTGACCAACATGAGCGGAACGGAACCTACAAAGAAAATTCCCGCAACCGAATTTGACATAGATGAAACTACAAATGTGATTAATAAATGCCCGGGAGGTCAGATTCCCACCCATGCCGGAGTGAGCGGTGGACAAACGGTAGCTCACTTTTCTCATGAAGCCTGTGCCAACTGTGAGTTTGGTGAACAATGCTACAGTAAAAAGCAAGCCAAGGACTGCGTCGTCCGCATCAGCCTCAAGGCAGTGAATACCGGCCGGGAACGCGAAAAAATGAAATCAAACAAAAAAGAGAATACCGGCAAGCGCGCAGGAATCGAAGGGAGCAATTCCGCGTTGAAGCGTGCGGGTCTGGACAAGCTTAATGTCCGTGGAAAAGCAAAAAGCACGGTAGTATGTGGATTGAAAGTAACTGTGCAAAACATCAAGCGGTTTATCAAATACTTGCAAGGCGGTTATAAACCAAAATATTCCAATGAACCGTCGAACGGGATACCTGTGCCCATTTTTAGCTGA
- the larA gene encoding nickel-dependent lactate racemase: MSEVTNIKLKYGNDYHTVSVPTKNIMDIIIPEDLPGVPDQMEEVRRALREPIESEPLSVLAKGKENVVILCSDITRPSPSYLLVPPILEELNTAGVTDDKITVVFGLGYHRPHTEEEKKKLIGEEVYRRVKCIDHDRNNCVYLGQSSRGTPIWVFEPVAKTDLIIGTANLEFHYKAGYSGGDKALMPGVCSKETIQANHVMMIRPGTMPGKADGNPMREDIEEIGRIAGVKFIVNPVLNSNKEIVKCVAGHPVKAHREGCKYIDMMYKRSIPEKADIVICCPGGHPKDINLYQAQKGFENASYAVKDGGIIILFAKCGEMLGEKTFEDWMFRATSVDDPVNWIQEEFVLGAHKAVVICLVLQKKKAYLISDIPDDITRKCFFEPAKSVEEALEKALAKMGPEAKILVMPYANSTLPFVEE; encoded by the coding sequence ATGTCTGAAGTAACTAACATAAAGCTGAAATATGGGAATGATTACCATACAGTCTCTGTCCCCACGAAAAATATTATGGATATTATTATCCCGGAAGACCTGCCCGGTGTACCTGATCAAATGGAAGAAGTCAGGCGTGCTTTACGTGAACCCATAGAATCAGAACCCCTTTCGGTTCTGGCCAAAGGTAAAGAAAATGTGGTTATTCTCTGCAGTGACATCACCAGGCCATCCCCCAGCTACCTGTTAGTTCCTCCTATCCTGGAAGAGCTCAACACCGCAGGGGTGACAGATGACAAGATTACTGTTGTGTTCGGTTTAGGCTATCACCGGCCCCATACTGAGGAAGAAAAGAAAAAGCTGATAGGGGAAGAAGTCTATCGCCGGGTAAAATGCATAGACCATGACCGTAATAACTGTGTCTATCTGGGCCAGTCTTCCCGGGGTACACCGATTTGGGTTTTCGAGCCAGTAGCCAAAACTGACCTGATTATCGGTACTGCTAACCTGGAATTTCACTACAAGGCCGGTTACAGCGGTGGAGACAAAGCCTTGATGCCCGGTGTCTGTAGTAAAGAAACAATCCAGGCTAACCATGTGATGATGATTCGTCCCGGAACCATGCCGGGCAAAGCCGACGGTAATCCCATGCGGGAAGATATTGAAGAAATCGGCAGAATTGCCGGTGTGAAGTTTATTGTGAACCCCGTTCTTAACTCCAATAAAGAAATAGTGAAATGTGTGGCAGGTCATCCTGTCAAGGCTCACCGCGAAGGCTGCAAATATATCGATATGATGTATAAACGTTCTATCCCGGAAAAGGCGGACATCGTCATCTGCTGCCCGGGCGGGCATCCCAAAGACATCAACCTCTACCAGGCCCAAAAGGGTTTTGAAAATGCCAGTTATGCCGTAAAAGACGGCGGTATCATCATACTTTTTGCCAAATGCGGTGAAATGCTGGGGGAAAAGACCTTCGAAGACTGGATGTTTAGAGCCACTTCTGTTGATGACCCCGTTAACTGGATTCAGGAAGAGTTCGTCCTGGGAGCCCACAAGGCTGTGGTTATCTGTCTGGTCCTGCAGAAAAAGAAGGCCTATCTCATCTCTGACATTCCCGATGACATCACCAGGAAGTGTTTCTTTGAACCTGCAAAGTCCGTAGAAGAAGCTCTGGAGAAAGCTCTGGCAAAAATGGGACCTGAAGCTAAAATCCTGGTAATGCCCTATGCCAACTCGACCTTACCCTTCGTGGAAGAATAG
- a CDS encoding 3-isopropylmalate dehydratase large subunit, with the protein MHAIEKILARASGKDTVTTGEIVKAKVDFAEVNDLYLQTIYSFYEMGGKKVWDKDKLCFVFDHYAPAPTIKSAQIHKEMRQFVQEQGLTHHFDINTGVCHQVMPEAGVVWPGMILVATDSHTTTHGAFGAFGTGVGATDMATIMISGELWFRVPEIIKIEINGQLPEGVMAKDVILYILGKLGADAAVYKAIEFCGSYVENLGVAERMVICNMAVEMGAKTAYMVPNQQVLEYVKARTNRPFDILETDPDFKYAESYVFDISQLSPQVAVPHSVDNVVPIEEAPSVKVDQAFIGACTGGRVEDIKAAADLLRGKKIHPHTRLVVIPASNEVFLEANKLGYVEDLIKAGATFSTPGCGPCLGAHEGVLASGEVCVTASNRNFPGRMGSTGASVYLASPATAAAAALTGHLVDPRTINKGVE; encoded by the coding sequence ATGCACGCCATAGAAAAAATCCTAGCCAGAGCTTCCGGAAAAGATACAGTAACCACTGGGGAAATTGTCAAAGCCAAGGTTGACTTTGCCGAAGTTAATGACCTGTACCTGCAAACCATCTATTCTTTTTATGAGATGGGCGGCAAGAAAGTCTGGGATAAGGACAAATTATGTTTTGTTTTTGACCACTATGCCCCGGCCCCTACCATAAAATCAGCCCAGATTCACAAAGAAATGCGCCAGTTTGTCCAGGAACAGGGGTTAACCCATCATTTCGATATCAATACGGGAGTTTGTCATCAGGTCATGCCGGAAGCAGGCGTAGTCTGGCCTGGAATGATTCTGGTGGCTACCGATTCCCATACCACAACCCACGGGGCTTTCGGAGCTTTTGGCACAGGTGTGGGAGCTACCGATATGGCCACCATTATGATTTCGGGTGAACTCTGGTTCAGAGTGCCGGAAATTATTAAGATTGAAATCAACGGCCAATTGCCAGAGGGCGTCATGGCCAAGGATGTCATCCTCTATATTTTAGGTAAACTGGGCGCCGATGCTGCTGTCTACAAAGCCATTGAATTCTGTGGCAGCTATGTGGAAAACCTTGGTGTTGCAGAAAGAATGGTTATCTGTAACATGGCGGTAGAAATGGGTGCCAAAACAGCATATATGGTGCCAAATCAACAGGTCCTGGAGTATGTAAAAGCTAGAACTAATCGTCCTTTCGATATCTTAGAAACCGATCCGGATTTTAAATATGCCGAAAGTTATGTCTTTGATATAAGTCAACTATCACCTCAAGTGGCCGTACCCCATAGTGTGGACAATGTTGTCCCTATTGAAGAAGCCCCTTCCGTGAAAGTAGACCAGGCCTTCATTGGAGCCTGCACCGGGGGACGTGTGGAGGACATTAAAGCGGCAGCCGATCTTTTAAGGGGGAAAAAAATCCATCCCCATACCAGGCTGGTGGTAATTCCCGCCTCCAATGAGGTTTTCCTGGAAGCAAACAAACTGGGTTATGTGGAGGACCTGATCAAAGCAGGGGCTACTTTTTCTACACCCGGCTGCGGCCCTTGCTTAGGTGCCCATGAAGGCGTTCTGGCCTCCGGTGAGGTTTGTGTTACCGCTTCTAACCGTAACTTTCCCGGACGGATGGGCAGTACAGGCGCTTCTGTCTACCTGGCTTCTCCTGCTACCGCTGCTGCCGCTGCCCTTACAGGTCACCTGGTTGATCCAAGAACTATAAACAAGGGGGTAGAATAA
- a CDS encoding 3-isopropylmalate dehydratase small subunit, whose amino-acid sequence MHNVTGKAFVFGHNIDTDQIYPGRYLELVDPQEIASHCMEGADPTFVQRFSPGDIIVAGRNFGCGSSREHAAITLLHAGVGAVVAESFARIFYRNAINLGITVLVCPGITKEVNEGDILEVNLGEGLVINKTTGKTITGEKLSDYALEILAHGGIKPLFRKITAQME is encoded by the coding sequence ATGCATAACGTTACAGGAAAAGCCTTTGTCTTTGGCCATAACATCGATACAGACCAGATTTATCCCGGCCGCTACCTGGAACTGGTAGACCCCCAAGAAATCGCTTCCCACTGTATGGAAGGTGCGGACCCTACCTTCGTGCAAAGATTCAGCCCAGGTGATATTATCGTAGCAGGTCGTAATTTTGGTTGCGGTTCCAGCCGGGAGCATGCCGCTATAACTTTACTCCATGCCGGAGTAGGAGCCGTCGTAGCCGAATCCTTTGCCCGTATCTTTTATCGCAATGCCATTAATTTAGGAATTACTGTTTTGGTATGTCCGGGAATTACCAAAGAGGTAAATGAAGGAGATATTCTGGAAGTAAATCTGGGCGAGGGCCTGGTAATCAATAAGACTACGGGTAAAACAATTACAGGCGAAAAACTTTCCGATTATGCCCTGGAAATTCTCGCCCATGGCGGAATCAAACCCCTCTTTCGCAAAATAACCGCACAGATGGAATAA
- a CDS encoding fumarylacetoacetate hydrolase family protein, which produces MKLARFQHQDTIYYGQVEGSKVFVIEGDIFAQYQVTAKAFELSQVKLLAPVDPGKMVCVGFNYLSHISEMRKDMPIPEEPVTFMVSPTAVIGPEDVIELPFSDHEIHHEAELTVVIGKEAKKILPENAYDYILGYTCGNDVSDRTLQKKDGQWTRAKSFPTFKPLGPYIVTGLNPDNLQIQARVNGEMKQNSNTHHLIKNVAYLVSFVSQYMTLKPGDVILTGTPEGVGPIKPGDVCEIEIEGIGILRNPVR; this is translated from the coding sequence ATGAAGCTGGCACGTTTTCAGCATCAGGATACCATTTATTATGGACAAGTGGAAGGTTCTAAAGTTTTTGTTATTGAAGGCGATATTTTTGCTCAATATCAGGTTACAGCAAAAGCTTTTGAATTGAGTCAGGTAAAATTACTGGCTCCCGTAGACCCGGGAAAAATGGTTTGTGTGGGATTCAATTATTTATCCCATATTAGTGAAATGCGAAAGGATATGCCTATTCCCGAGGAACCGGTAACCTTTATGGTTTCTCCCACAGCAGTCATCGGACCTGAAGACGTAATCGAACTACCCTTTAGCGACCACGAGATTCATCATGAGGCAGAATTAACGGTAGTGATTGGTAAAGAGGCTAAGAAGATACTCCCGGAAAATGCTTATGATTATATTTTAGGATATACATGTGGCAACGATGTTTCCGACAGGACTCTGCAGAAAAAAGATGGCCAGTGGACCAGAGCCAAGTCTTTTCCCACCTTTAAACCATTAGGACCTTACATTGTTACTGGTTTGAATCCGGATAACCTACAGATTCAGGCGCGGGTCAATGGTGAGATGAAGCAAAATAGTAATACCCATCATTTAATTAAAAATGTCGCTTATTTAGTGAGTTTTGTTTCCCAGTACATGACGCTAAAGCCTGGAGATGTAATTCTTACAGGTACTCCTGAGGGGGTAGGTCCCATCAAACCTGGAGATGTTTGCGAAATCGAAATAGAAGGCATTGGTATATTAAGAAATCCCGTTCGCTAG
- a CDS encoding TVP38/TMEM64 family protein, translating into MPSIQNEKLKAILKILLVVFFSVSMLFSLRYINLTQLVSFLQQYRSWAFFISIGLNVLISVSGLLPSVFLSGANALVFGLFWGGVVSWLGEVTGAVLSFLFYRYFVDSSLHVLAEQTTPYRFLQNFTPANGFKAVMVARLLPLIPSGLVNLLAALTRIPLTTFVAATALGKIPSLVFETFVGHDLLLWQTYWPRLLVLLFLSALVYIAFRYISQKY; encoded by the coding sequence TTGCCATCAATACAAAACGAGAAACTTAAGGCTATACTGAAAATATTGCTGGTAGTTTTCTTTTCCGTGTCCATGCTTTTTTCCCTTCGTTATATTAACCTTACCCAGCTCGTATCTTTTTTACAGCAGTACCGGTCGTGGGCCTTTTTTATAAGCATAGGTCTTAATGTTCTTATCAGTGTCTCTGGCTTACTTCCTTCCGTCTTTCTTTCAGGCGCCAATGCCCTGGTTTTTGGCCTCTTTTGGGGCGGTGTTGTTTCCTGGCTGGGCGAGGTTACAGGCGCCGTCCTCTCCTTCCTGTTTTACCGTTATTTTGTTGATTCCTCTCTGCATGTACTGGCAGAGCAAACTACACCTTACCGGTTTTTGCAAAACTTTACCCCAGCTAATGGTTTTAAAGCCGTTATGGTGGCCCGCCTGCTGCCTTTGATTCCTTCCGGGCTGGTAAATTTACTGGCGGCCCTGACCAGGATACCCTTGACAACCTTCGTAGCCGCAACGGCTTTAGGAAAAATCCCTTCCTTAGTGTTTGAAACCTTTGTGGGTCATGACCTTCTCCTCTGGCAAACCTACTGGCCGCGTCTCCTTGTCCTGCTCTTTCTTTCCGCCCTTGTCTATATTGCCTTTAGGTATATCTCCCAAAAATATTAA
- a CDS encoding helix-turn-helix domain-containing protein — protein MYIDRARSWTYKDIEKIVSSNTTEYKNLEFKSLGALVPEAKDEISKDVSSFANSAGGIIIYGIKEVKEGPTIRLELEEGLDPNGPINKEWLENIIVSRISPRIEGLYINPVKLPNEKYILVVVIPQSTTAHMAGNNRYYKRHNFKSEPMEDYEVRDVMNRLDKPRLFPIFTTPKQAEKDGIYKLQIVIRNIGETFVRHFAVRLCIPEVIIRPGDFRGGRKIQLDGLWYREFIKQSNPNQYIFPGFRTFLDPKFLPSLDAQATKNNQHLFLYWTLYTDKSGPQDGRTPFEVIIRNRLNMDSEN, from the coding sequence ATGTATATAGACCGAGCCCGTTCCTGGACATATAAAGATATAGAAAAGATTGTTTCCAGCAACACGACGGAATATAAAAACCTGGAATTCAAAAGCCTGGGGGCTTTGGTTCCCGAAGCCAAGGATGAAATAAGTAAGGATGTCTCCAGTTTCGCCAACTCTGCTGGAGGCATCATCATTTATGGTATCAAGGAAGTAAAAGAAGGTCCTACTATCCGCCTGGAGTTGGAAGAAGGCTTAGACCCTAATGGCCCCATAAACAAAGAATGGCTGGAGAACATTATTGTCTCCCGCATCAGTCCCAGGATAGAAGGCTTATACATTAACCCCGTCAAACTTCCCAACGAAAAATACATCCTGGTTGTGGTTATACCGCAAAGTACAACGGCTCATATGGCCGGTAATAACCGTTACTATAAACGGCATAACTTTAAGTCGGAACCTATGGAGGATTATGAGGTCCGGGACGTAATGAACCGCCTGGATAAACCCCGGCTCTTTCCTATTTTTACGACCCCCAAACAAGCGGAAAAAGACGGCATCTATAAATTACAAATTGTCATTAGAAATATAGGAGAAACCTTTGTCCGGCATTTCGCCGTTCGTCTCTGCATCCCTGAAGTAATCATCAGACCCGGTGATTTCAGAGGCGGTCGAAAAATTCAACTGGACGGCCTCTGGTATAGAGAATTTATTAAGCAGTCTAACCCCAACCAGTATATTTTCCCCGGATTTCGTACTTTCCTGGACCCTAAATTTCTCCCATCCCTGGATGCACAGGCCACCAAAAACAATCAGCACCTTTTCCTCTACTGGACACTCTACACAGATAAAAGCGGTCCCCAGGACGGGAGAACTCCTTTTGAAGTAATTATCAGGAACCGGCTCAACATGGATTCAGAGAATTAG
- a CDS encoding FadR/GntR family transcriptional regulator, protein MDLFRDFQTTSSSVTSQVVDYIRNLILENKLNPGEKLPPEREMAQLLNVSRNTIREAYKILAAYRMITIRHGQGVFVSDEFETTALNLLGLQLTNGRTFELYEIRSIIEPQACMWAAERADEEMLNALEQNIKETERQMKKKLDPDIYTEKDREFHMLIAQAAGNEVLIRIMAIIVEMLSEAVKNTYARPGRIPVSLEEHKTIAQAIIGNVPEEAHAAMLKHLHNSFRIVTDAKDK, encoded by the coding sequence GTGGACCTTTTCAGGGATTTCCAAACAACCAGCAGCAGTGTGACAAGCCAGGTAGTGGACTATATACGTAATTTAATCCTGGAAAACAAATTAAACCCTGGGGAAAAACTTCCCCCCGAAAGGGAAATGGCTCAACTTTTGAATGTATCACGTAACACCATAAGGGAAGCCTACAAAATCCTGGCTGCATACCGGATGATTACCATCCGCCACGGCCAGGGCGTATTCGTCAGTGATGAATTCGAAACCACTGCCCTGAACCTGCTGGGGCTACAGCTTACCAATGGCCGGACCTTTGAACTTTACGAAATCCGCAGCATCATCGAACCCCAGGCCTGTATGTGGGCCGCGGAAAGAGCCGATGAAGAAATGCTCAACGCTCTGGAACAAAATATTAAAGAAACGGAACGCCAGATGAAAAAGAAGCTGGACCCCGATATCTACACCGAAAAAGATCGTGAGTTTCACATGCTGATAGCACAAGCCGCCGGTAACGAAGTCTTGATTCGCATCATGGCCATTATTGTAGAAATGCTCAGTGAAGCAGTAAAAAATACTTATGCCCGCCCCGGCAGAATACCCGTTTCCCTGGAGGAACATAAGACAATAGCCCAGGCCATCATAGGGAATGTTCCGGAGGAAGCCCATGCCGCCATGCTAAAGCACCTCCATAATTCCTTCCGTATTGTGACAGACGCCAAAGACAAATAA
- a CDS encoding electron transfer flavoprotein subunit alpha/FixB family protein gives MNLKDYQGIWVIAEQMAGCLNSVSFELLGKAQELKKQLQTPEPVTAVLVGKDVEELAPELGAYGAEEIIVVDHPGLELYQNQTYAEVLADLIKEKKPSILLMGATGIGQDLAPILGVKVNTGVAAHCVDLRINQDNNLVAVVPAFGGKVLGDILCPKHRPQMATLKPGVLGKPVRNNQALYTITKYDPAESLKKDAGRVKALGIYRQEVKGVPLEEAEIVVAGGWGMGSKENWQLLEELASLLGGAVGCTRPPVDEKWVEGEHQMIGTSGKTVRPKVYIGAAISGATHHVCGMKDSGLIISINKDPKAPIFEVSDIRIVGDAKTILSKLIEEIKKIRGNVN, from the coding sequence ATGAACCTAAAAGACTACCAGGGAATTTGGGTCATTGCCGAACAAATGGCAGGTTGCCTTAACTCCGTAAGCTTCGAACTCTTAGGGAAAGCCCAGGAACTCAAAAAACAGCTCCAAACGCCCGAGCCCGTTACTGCCGTGTTAGTAGGTAAAGATGTGGAAGAGTTGGCTCCGGAACTGGGCGCTTATGGGGCCGAAGAAATCATCGTTGTTGATCACCCCGGGCTAGAACTCTACCAGAACCAAACCTATGCCGAGGTACTGGCAGACCTGATCAAAGAAAAGAAACCTTCCATCCTGCTCATGGGAGCAACCGGCATAGGCCAGGACCTGGCTCCCATCTTAGGAGTCAAAGTCAACACCGGTGTGGCTGCACATTGTGTAGATTTACGCATCAATCAAGACAACAACCTGGTGGCAGTAGTACCGGCCTTTGGCGGTAAAGTCTTAGGAGACATCCTCTGTCCCAAGCACCGTCCCCAGATGGCTACCTTAAAACCCGGTGTTTTGGGGAAGCCTGTCCGGAATAACCAGGCCCTTTACACCATCACCAAATATGACCCCGCGGAATCCTTGAAAAAAGATGCAGGCAGAGTCAAAGCTTTAGGCATCTATAGACAGGAAGTGAAGGGAGTGCCCCTGGAAGAGGCCGAAATCGTCGTGGCCGGAGGCTGGGGCATGGGTTCCAAAGAGAACTGGCAGCTTCTAGAAGAGCTGGCTTCCCTCCTGGGAGGAGCCGTAGGCTGTACCAGACCGCCGGTGGACGAGAAATGGGTAGAAGGGGAGCACCAGATGATCGGCACCAGCGGGAAGACTGTACGGCCCAAAGTGTACATCGGTGCGGCTATTTCCGGGGCCACCCATCATGTCTGCGGCATGAAAGATTCAGGCCTCATCATCAGCATCAATAAGGACCCCAAGGCGCCTATTTTTGAGGTATCGGATATCCGTATTGTAGGCGATGCGAAGACAATTCTTAGTAAGTTAATAGAAGAGATAAAGAAGATACGGGGGAATGTTAATTAG
- a CDS encoding electron transfer flavoprotein subunit beta/FixA family protein — translation MSFNIAVCIKPVPDPSHYDKITIHPVNKTITREGIPTIINPVDKNAIEAALQVKEKWGGKVTVITMAPPSAEENLREALAMGADEAVLLTDRAFAGADTWATSYTLAQGLNKIGHFDLIFTGTESADGATSQVPAQLAQWLKIAHLWNVQQFKITNKEELQAQMKIENGYIEYALKLPALLAVSRECNKPRYTTIMGVMKAKKKPLITYTADDLDLNKDFIGLKGSPTQPGDIYTPELGRKGQELTGEVEEIVAQLIQKLRAAGLNLESWNACAVGRE, via the coding sequence ATGAGCTTTAACATCGCCGTCTGTATAAAACCCGTACCGGACCCCAGCCACTATGATAAAATCACCATCCATCCCGTAAACAAAACCATCACCCGGGAAGGCATCCCCACCATCATCAACCCTGTGGACAAAAACGCCATCGAGGCGGCCCTGCAGGTCAAAGAAAAATGGGGGGGCAAAGTCACCGTCATCACCATGGCTCCTCCCTCTGCCGAAGAAAACCTGCGGGAAGCCTTAGCCATGGGGGCTGACGAAGCAGTGCTCCTAACCGACCGGGCCTTTGCCGGAGCCGACACCTGGGCTACCTCCTACACCCTGGCCCAGGGCTTAAACAAAATCGGGCACTTCGACCTGATCTTCACCGGCACCGAAAGCGCCGACGGCGCCACCTCCCAGGTTCCCGCCCAGCTGGCCCAATGGCTTAAGATTGCCCACCTCTGGAATGTCCAGCAGTTTAAAATAACCAATAAAGAAGAACTCCAGGCCCAGATGAAAATCGAAAACGGCTACATCGAGTATGCCCTCAAACTCCCCGCTCTTTTAGCCGTATCCCGGGAGTGCAACAAACCCAGGTACACCACCATCATGGGCGTCATGAAAGCCAAAAAGAAACCCTTAATCACCTATACCGCCGATGATTTAGACCTGAACAAAGACTTTATCGGATTAAAAGGGTCACCTACCCAGCCCGGTGACATCTACACCCCCGAACTGGGGAGAAAAGGGCAGGAGCTTACAGGGGAAGTGGAAGAAATCGTAGCCCAGCTCATTCAGAAACTGCGGGCTGCAGGGTTAAACTTAGAATCCTGGAACGCCTGTGCCGTAGGGAGGGAGTAA